The Azospirillum brasilense genome window below encodes:
- a CDS encoding ATP-binding protein, with amino-acid sequence MRLPRLGVAFRILAGLTVIAGLTAATGVVAVSLFGRFHEGFEQIATAKVPGLVNASQLAQQSGTLAANAPALVAVQSQSVRESVMARLSDQIALLEDLMTRLRDRGTDVADVVELQRRKNELIANLMTLNTQVERQLAAAAETGGLVGRLMHLAERVRNAEEALRDKTTTPRTLEEWGEARDVERRIDLWTAEAQHAILLMLAASRADHEARVDRLRQDYRAAMDRAAEVVAALPSGAAFDLEPLYRELEALGLGEHNLFNSRLTEIGLARAIKGSIARNQNVSDRLVGAVSDHFLAIEQDIAARSGEFERVIRDGKNAILAMAVVSILGALGIFLYIHRNVVRRLRGLQTAMAASAAGRSVAIPTHGQDEIADMARALHYFVATIRSREHALSDSERRLRAILEQSPVGVSIGRPDGSVAFANARAAELAGLPPDAFVGRRHALALPGATLQGRALPQEGPGLVARDVEVAVDRPDGSRVWALQTLQRTEFEGEPAILAWSYDITGRKRAEEDLRHAKDQAEVAARSKSEFLATMSHEIRTPMNGVLGMLELIALSPLDAEQTELVTTVRDSATALLRIIDDILDLSKIEAGKLDLDEMDLDPRELVEGVAELLAPQAHQKALLLVCDLDRKVPAAVRGDPGRLRQILFNLTGNAIKFTDAGRVVLRTRLEPSDAGSDRLRLRFSVEDTGIGISAAGQARLFQPFSQADSSTTRRFGGTGLGLAICARLVEMMGGRIGVESAPGCGATFWFTVDLLAGDPRTVPGDDTDLTGLSIIVAEPDPVQRAVLIRALEDKRAAVADATTADEAVELLTMADADLLVLSDGLLEHHPDDAPGAPNPRLSAPAVLARIAAAGVRPPPTLHLIDGREQPGDCPPESGEDGATPAGQPPRHDHLGRPIRRDALFRRLTALAGRAVSPLPVTEDSPPALDMAALDMADPDAAAPPPIILVAEDHPTNQQVILRQLRQLGFEADLSGDGLEALTAWRSRPYRLLITDCHMPRMDGYELSRQIRSAESVFKLAPDPRPRTAIIAMTANALAGEMERCTDAGMDDYIAKPVTLKQLAAALNRALGEGSVAAPDDPPAAEPAGTAEQTLDLDHVRTTFGGLDAASLDMLDFFLETTRPLLDEAAAALERSDLEAVRGTAHTLAGAARTAGANRLGRAASALELAAHRGDPDGTGHALTAVRTAFPAVEAAIRALRIGEAV; translated from the coding sequence ATGCGGCTTCCCCGGCTGGGCGTGGCGTTTCGCATCCTGGCGGGTCTGACCGTGATCGCCGGCCTGACCGCCGCCACCGGCGTGGTGGCCGTCTCACTCTTCGGCCGCTTCCATGAGGGGTTCGAGCAGATCGCCACGGCCAAGGTGCCGGGCCTCGTCAACGCTTCCCAACTGGCCCAGCAGAGCGGCACGCTGGCCGCCAACGCCCCGGCCCTGGTGGCAGTGCAGAGCCAGTCGGTGCGCGAATCGGTGATGGCCCGGCTGAGCGATCAGATCGCCCTGCTGGAAGACCTGATGACCCGGCTGCGCGACCGCGGCACCGACGTGGCCGACGTGGTCGAGCTGCAGCGCCGCAAGAACGAGCTGATCGCCAACCTGATGACCCTGAACACCCAGGTGGAGCGCCAGCTCGCCGCCGCCGCGGAGACGGGTGGGCTGGTCGGCCGCCTGATGCATCTGGCCGAACGCGTCCGCAACGCCGAGGAAGCGCTGCGGGACAAAACCACCACCCCCAGGACCCTGGAGGAGTGGGGGGAGGCCCGGGACGTCGAACGGCGAATCGACCTGTGGACGGCGGAGGCCCAGCACGCCATCCTGCTGATGCTCGCCGCCTCCCGCGCCGACCACGAGGCGCGGGTGGACCGGCTGCGGCAGGACTACCGCGCCGCGATGGACCGCGCGGCGGAGGTCGTGGCCGCTTTGCCCTCCGGCGCCGCCTTCGACCTGGAGCCGCTGTACCGGGAGCTGGAGGCGCTGGGGCTTGGGGAACACAACCTGTTCAACAGCCGCCTGACCGAAATCGGCTTGGCCCGCGCCATCAAAGGCTCCATCGCACGCAACCAGAACGTCTCCGACCGGCTGGTCGGCGCGGTGTCGGACCATTTCCTGGCCATCGAGCAGGACATCGCCGCCCGCTCCGGCGAGTTCGAGCGGGTGATCCGCGACGGCAAGAACGCCATCCTGGCGATGGCCGTGGTGTCCATCCTCGGTGCCCTCGGCATCTTCCTCTACATCCACCGCAACGTGGTGCGGCGGCTGCGTGGGCTGCAGACGGCCATGGCCGCGTCGGCCGCCGGGCGGTCCGTCGCCATCCCCACCCATGGGCAGGACGAGATCGCCGACATGGCGCGCGCCCTGCACTATTTCGTCGCCACCATCCGTTCGCGCGAACACGCCCTGTCGGACAGCGAGCGCCGCCTGCGCGCGATCCTGGAGCAGAGTCCGGTCGGCGTATCGATCGGGCGTCCCGACGGCTCCGTGGCCTTCGCCAACGCCCGCGCCGCTGAACTGGCCGGGCTGCCGCCGGACGCCTTTGTCGGGCGCCGCCACGCGCTGGCCCTGCCCGGCGCCACCCTGCAGGGACGTGCCCTCCCGCAGGAGGGCCCCGGGCTGGTCGCCCGCGACGTCGAGGTGGCGGTCGACCGGCCCGACGGCAGCCGCGTCTGGGCGCTTCAGACGCTTCAGCGCACGGAGTTCGAGGGGGAACCGGCGATCCTCGCCTGGAGCTACGACATCACCGGCCGCAAGCGCGCCGAAGAGGACCTGCGCCACGCCAAGGACCAGGCGGAGGTCGCCGCCCGGTCCAAGTCGGAGTTCCTGGCGACCATGAGCCACGAGATCCGCACCCCGATGAACGGCGTGCTGGGCATGCTGGAGCTGATCGCCCTGAGCCCGCTGGACGCGGAGCAGACCGAACTCGTCACCACCGTGCGCGACAGCGCGACGGCGCTGCTGCGGATCATCGACGACATCCTGGACCTGTCCAAGATCGAGGCGGGCAAGCTCGACCTCGACGAGATGGACCTCGACCCGCGCGAACTGGTGGAGGGGGTGGCGGAGCTGCTGGCTCCGCAGGCCCACCAGAAAGCGCTGCTTCTCGTCTGCGACCTCGACCGCAAGGTGCCGGCGGCGGTGCGCGGCGATCCCGGACGGCTGCGCCAGATCCTGTTCAACCTGACCGGCAACGCCATCAAGTTCACCGACGCGGGCCGGGTCGTCCTGCGCACCCGGCTGGAGCCGTCCGACGCCGGGTCGGACCGGCTGCGCCTGCGCTTCTCGGTGGAGGACACCGGCATCGGCATCAGCGCCGCCGGGCAGGCCCGCCTGTTCCAGCCCTTCAGCCAGGCCGACAGCTCGACCACCCGCCGCTTCGGCGGCACCGGGCTGGGGCTGGCCATCTGCGCCCGCCTCGTCGAGATGATGGGAGGGCGCATCGGGGTCGAATCGGCCCCGGGCTGCGGCGCCACCTTCTGGTTCACGGTCGATCTGCTGGCGGGCGATCCGCGAACGGTGCCCGGCGACGACACCGACCTGACCGGCCTGTCGATCATCGTGGCCGAGCCGGACCCGGTGCAGCGCGCCGTCCTGATCCGCGCGCTGGAGGACAAGCGGGCCGCCGTCGCCGACGCCACGACGGCGGACGAGGCGGTGGAACTGCTGACAATGGCCGACGCCGACCTGCTGGTCCTCTCCGACGGCCTGCTGGAGCACCATCCGGACGACGCGCCCGGCGCGCCCAACCCGCGGCTGTCGGCGCCGGCGGTTCTGGCCCGCATCGCCGCCGCCGGGGTCCGCCCTCCCCCGACCCTGCATCTGATCGACGGGCGGGAGCAGCCCGGCGACTGCCCGCCGGAAAGCGGCGAGGACGGTGCAACGCCCGCTGGACAACCGCCGCGCCACGACCATCTCGGCCGCCCGATCCGCCGCGATGCCCTGTTCCGCCGCCTGACCGCCCTGGCCGGACGCGCCGTCTCCCCGCTTCCCGTGACGGAGGACAGTCCGCCAGCCCTCGACATGGCGGCCCTCGACATGGCGGACCCCGATGCGGCCGCGCCCCCGCCGATCATCCTGGTGGCGGAGGACCACCCGACGAACCAGCAGGTGATCCTGCGCCAGCTCCGCCAGCTCGGCTTCGAGGCCGACCTTAGCGGCGACGGGCTGGAGGCGCTGACCGCCTGGCGGTCACGGCCCTACCGGCTTCTGATCACCGACTGCCACATGCCGCGCATGGACGGCTACGAGCTGTCGCGCCAGATCCGCAGCGCTGAATCAGTCTTCAAATTGGCACCCGATCCGCGTCCTCGCACCGCCATCATCGCCATGACCGCCAACGCCCTGGCCGGGGAGATGGAGCGCTGCACCGACGCGGGCATGGACGACTACATCGCCAAGCCGGTGACCCTGAAGCAGCTCGCCGCCGCCCTGAACCGGGCGCTGGGCGAGGGCAGCGTCGCGGCTCCCGACGATCCACCCGCGGCGGAGCCCGCCGGGACGGCGGAGCAGACGCTGGACCTCGACCATGTCCGCACCACCTTCGGCGGGCTCGACGCGGCGTCGCTGGACATGCTGGATTTCTTCCTGGAAACCACCCGCCCGCTGCTGGACGAGGCCGCCGCCGCCCTGGAACGGAGCGACCTGGAGGCCGTCCGCGGCACCGCCCACACGCTGGCCGGGGCGGCGCGCACGGCGGGGGCCAACCGGCTGGGCCGCGCCGCGTCCGCCCTGGAACTCGCCGCCCATCGCGGCGATCCGGACGGGACCGGGCACGCCCTGACGGCGGTGCGCACCGCCTTCCCGGCGGTCGAAGCGGCGATCCGCGCCCTGCGGATCGGGGAGGCGGTGTAG
- a CDS encoding amino acid ABC transporter substrate-binding protein, protein MVRSFARAAVVAAVLAAALAAPSGGPRAETMEDVRERGLLRCGVSSSGAGLAAVDDNGNWRGFFVDMCRALAAAVAGKADRVEFVETNSENRFAILRNGEVDVVMEGTTWTLQRDATFGIDFPAVYLFDGQGFIAHRAQGIARLSDLPPGASVCVIEQTTTLRNLEDWMARTGLRFRLKPVRSTEGALSAFFNHHCDLYTSDRIGLHAQRLLKAPEREDYVILPEAISKEPLGPMVRPDERRWFDVVRWVFLATVLAEEKGITTANAARLKEEAQDPEVRRFLGATAGVGWGLGLDDGWAFRVVTQVGNYGEIFDRHLGAASPLGIDRGMNGLWMNGGLHYAPPLGG, encoded by the coding sequence TTGGTCCGGTCTTTCGCGCGCGCCGCGGTGGTTGCCGCGGTTCTGGCGGCGGCGCTGGCCGCGCCATCCGGCGGTCCGCGGGCCGAAACCATGGAGGATGTGCGGGAGCGCGGGCTGCTGCGTTGCGGCGTCTCGTCCAGCGGGGCCGGTCTGGCGGCGGTGGACGACAACGGCAACTGGCGCGGCTTCTTCGTGGACATGTGCCGGGCGCTGGCTGCCGCCGTCGCCGGCAAGGCCGACCGCGTGGAGTTTGTCGAGACCAACTCCGAGAACCGCTTCGCCATCCTGCGCAACGGCGAGGTGGACGTGGTGATGGAGGGGACGACCTGGACCCTGCAGCGCGACGCCACCTTCGGCATCGATTTCCCGGCGGTCTACCTGTTCGACGGCCAGGGGTTCATCGCGCACCGCGCCCAGGGCATCGCCCGCCTGTCCGACCTGCCGCCCGGCGCCTCGGTCTGCGTGATCGAGCAGACCACGACCCTGCGCAACCTGGAGGATTGGATGGCCCGCACCGGCCTGCGCTTCCGCCTGAAGCCGGTGCGCTCGACCGAGGGGGCGCTGTCGGCTTTCTTCAACCATCACTGCGACCTCTACACCAGCGACCGCATCGGCCTGCACGCCCAGCGCCTGCTGAAGGCCCCCGAGCGCGAGGACTATGTCATCCTGCCGGAGGCGATCTCCAAGGAGCCGTTGGGGCCGATGGTCCGTCCGGACGAGCGGCGGTGGTTCGACGTCGTGCGCTGGGTGTTCCTGGCCACCGTCCTGGCCGAGGAGAAGGGCATCACCACCGCCAACGCCGCCCGCCTGAAGGAGGAGGCCCAGGACCCGGAGGTGCGCCGCTTCCTCGGGGCCACCGCCGGGGTCGGCTGGGGGCTGGGGCTGGACGACGGCTGGGCCTTCCGCGTGGTCACGCAGGTCGGGAACTACGGCGAGATCTTCGACCGCCATCTGGGCGCCGCCTCGCCGCTGGGCATCGACCGCGGGATGAACGGGCTGTGGATGAACGGCGGCCTGCACTACGCCCCGCCGCTGGGAGGATGA
- the trpB gene encoding tryptophan synthase subunit beta — protein sequence MTRPNTYRSGPDERGHFGIYGGRFVAETLMPLILEVEKAYREARADPAFEGAIREQLKQYVGRPNPLYYAERLTEKLGGAKIYFKREELNHTGAHKINNCIGQILLARRMGKKRIIAETGAGQHGVATATVCALFDMPCVIYMGETDIARQQPNVFRMKLLGAEVVPVTSGARTLKDAMNEALRDWVTNVADTYYLIGTAAGPHPYPAMVRDFQSVIGDEVRVQMQELEGRLPDSLVACVGGGSNAIGLFHPFLDDPSVQMVAVEAAGHGIDKGPLAHAASITGGRPGVLHGNRTYLLQDEDGQILEGHSISAGLDYPGVGPEHSWLHDIGRVEYVSATDQETLDAFQLCARTEGIIPALESAHALAEIVKRAPKLPKDHLMVLCLSGRGDKDIFSVAQHLGVKL from the coding sequence ATGACCAGACCCAACACCTACCGTTCCGGTCCCGACGAGCGCGGGCATTTCGGCATCTATGGCGGACGCTTCGTCGCCGAGACGCTGATGCCCCTGATCCTTGAGGTGGAGAAAGCCTACCGCGAGGCCCGGGCCGATCCCGCCTTCGAGGGCGCGATCCGCGAGCAGCTCAAGCAATATGTCGGCCGCCCGAACCCGCTCTACTACGCCGAACGCCTGACGGAGAAGCTCGGCGGCGCGAAGATCTACTTCAAGCGCGAGGAGCTGAACCACACCGGCGCGCACAAGATCAACAACTGCATCGGCCAGATCCTGCTCGCCCGCCGCATGGGCAAGAAGCGGATCATCGCCGAGACGGGCGCCGGCCAGCACGGTGTGGCGACCGCCACGGTCTGCGCGCTGTTCGACATGCCCTGCGTCATCTACATGGGCGAGACCGACATCGCCCGCCAGCAGCCCAACGTCTTCCGCATGAAGCTGCTGGGGGCCGAGGTGGTCCCGGTGACCTCCGGCGCGCGGACGCTGAAGGACGCGATGAACGAGGCGCTGCGCGACTGGGTCACCAACGTCGCCGACACCTACTACCTGATCGGCACGGCCGCCGGCCCGCACCCGTACCCCGCCATGGTCCGCGACTTCCAGTCGGTGATCGGCGACGAGGTGCGCGTGCAGATGCAGGAGCTGGAGGGCCGTCTTCCGGACAGCCTCGTCGCCTGCGTCGGCGGCGGCTCCAACGCCATCGGCCTGTTCCATCCCTTCCTCGACGATCCGTCGGTGCAGATGGTCGCGGTCGAGGCCGCCGGCCACGGCATCGACAAGGGGCCGCTGGCCCACGCCGCCTCGATCACCGGCGGGCGCCCCGGCGTCCTGCACGGCAACCGCACCTACCTGCTGCAGGACGAGGACGGGCAGATCCTGGAAGGCCATTCCATCTCCGCCGGCCTGGACTATCCGGGCGTCGGACCGGAGCATTCCTGGCTGCACGACATCGGGCGCGTCGAGTATGTCTCGGCCACCGACCAGGAGACGCTGGACGCCTTCCAGCTCTGCGCCCGCACCGAGGGCATCATCCCCGCGCTGGAATCGGCGCACGCGCTGGCGGAGATCGTGAAGCGCGCCCCGAAACTGCCCAAGGACCACCTGATGGTGCTCTGCCTGTCGGGCCGCGGCGACAAGGACATCTTCTCCGTCGCCCAGCATCTGGGAGTGAAGCTGTGA
- the trpA gene encoding tryptophan synthase subunit alpha has product MSALNDKSVDNGRIARRFAALKAEGRAGLVTFITAGDPDLETCRAVLHGLPAAGADLIELGLPFSDPMADGPAIQAASLRALHAGTTARKTLDLVRGFRETDADTPVILMGYYNPIHAYGVDRFLADAIEAGVDGLIVVDLPPEEDEELCIPALKAGVNFIRLATPTTDDKRLPAVLQNTSGFVYYVSIAGITGAASADNAAVGAAVERLKRHTDLPVAVGFGIKTPEQAAEVARVADAAVVGSAIVTRLAGGLDADGKARPGLAEDVLGFVRELAGGVRGARV; this is encoded by the coding sequence GTGAGCGCCCTCAACGACAAGTCCGTTGACAATGGCCGCATCGCCCGGCGGTTCGCCGCGCTGAAGGCGGAGGGCCGCGCCGGCCTCGTCACCTTCATCACCGCGGGCGACCCGGACCTGGAGACCTGCCGCGCCGTCCTGCACGGCCTGCCCGCCGCGGGCGCCGATCTGATCGAGCTGGGGCTGCCCTTCTCCGACCCGATGGCCGACGGCCCGGCGATCCAGGCGGCCAGCCTGCGCGCGCTCCACGCCGGGACGACGGCGCGCAAGACGCTGGACCTCGTGCGCGGCTTCCGTGAAACGGACGCCGACACGCCGGTGATCCTGATGGGCTATTACAACCCGATCCACGCCTATGGGGTGGACCGCTTCCTGGCCGACGCCATCGAGGCCGGGGTGGACGGGCTGATCGTCGTCGACCTGCCACCCGAAGAGGACGAGGAGCTGTGCATCCCGGCGCTGAAGGCCGGGGTGAACTTCATCCGCCTGGCGACGCCGACCACCGACGACAAGCGCCTGCCGGCGGTTCTCCAGAACACCTCGGGCTTCGTCTATTACGTGTCGATCGCCGGCATCACCGGTGCTGCCAGCGCCGACAACGCCGCGGTGGGCGCCGCGGTGGAGCGGCTGAAGCGCCACACCGACCTGCCGGTGGCGGTCGGCTTCGGCATCAAGACGCCGGAGCAGGCGGCCGAGGTCGCCCGCGTCGCCGACGCGGCGGTGGTCGGCTCGGCCATCGTCACGCGGCTCGCCGGCGGGCTGGACGCGGACGGCAAGGCCCGTCCGGGTCTGGCCGAGGATGTGCTGGGCTTCGTCCGGGAACTGGCCGGCGGCGTGCGCGGCGCGCGCGTCTGA
- the accD gene encoding acetyl-CoA carboxylase, carboxyltransferase subunit beta has protein sequence MNWLTNYVRPKIRALYARKEVPDNLWHKCPSCEAMLFHRDLEENLNVCQHCGFHMRLDPIKRLASMFDEGDYQSVELPKSVVDPLKFRDQKRYTDRLKEAQTKTGRHDAIVVGSGLIGGQPAVVAAFDFGFMGGSMGIAVGEGILAAARTAIAQKAALIVVPASGGARMQEGILSLMQMPRTTIAVEMVKEAGLPYIVVLTDPTTGGVTASFAMIGDIHIAEKGAQIGFAGARVIESTIRETLPEGFQRSEYLQEHGMVDMVVHRRDLRPTLSRVLTLLMQPVLAVAPEALPATAVQAEEPRSQAEAADETPAQAGAERTGSEQPA, from the coding sequence ATGAACTGGCTTACCAACTACGTCCGCCCCAAGATCCGCGCCCTCTATGCCCGCAAGGAGGTTCCCGACAACCTCTGGCACAAGTGCCCGAGCTGCGAGGCGATGCTCTTCCACCGCGATCTGGAGGAGAACCTCAACGTCTGCCAGCATTGCGGCTTCCACATGCGGCTAGACCCGATCAAGCGGCTGGCCTCGATGTTCGACGAGGGCGACTACCAGTCGGTCGAGCTGCCGAAGTCGGTGGTCGATCCGCTGAAGTTCCGCGACCAGAAGCGCTACACCGACCGCCTGAAGGAGGCCCAGACCAAGACGGGCCGGCATGACGCCATCGTCGTCGGCTCCGGCCTGATCGGCGGGCAGCCGGCGGTCGTCGCGGCCTTCGACTTCGGCTTCATGGGCGGCTCGATGGGCATCGCGGTGGGCGAGGGCATCCTGGCCGCCGCCCGCACCGCCATCGCCCAGAAGGCGGCGCTGATCGTCGTCCCGGCCTCGGGCGGGGCGCGCATGCAGGAAGGCATCCTGTCGCTGATGCAGATGCCGCGCACCACGATCGCGGTGGAGATGGTCAAGGAAGCCGGCCTGCCCTACATCGTGGTGCTGACCGACCCGACGACCGGCGGTGTTACCGCCTCCTTCGCGATGATCGGCGACATCCACATCGCCGAGAAGGGCGCGCAGATCGGCTTCGCCGGCGCCCGCGTGATCGAGAGCACGATCCGCGAGACCCTGCCGGAGGGCTTCCAGCGCTCCGAATACCTGCAGGAGCACGGCATGGTGGACATGGTCGTCCATCGCCGCGACCTGCGCCCGACCCTGTCGCGCGTCCTGACCCTGCTGATGCAGCCGGTCCTGGCCGTGGCGCCGGAAGCGCTGCCGGCCACGGCCGTCCAGGCGGAGGAGCCGCGTAGCCAGGCGGAGGCCGCCGACGAGACGCCGGCCCAGGCCGGCGCCGAGAGGACCGGCTCCGAGCAGCCGGCCTGA
- a CDS encoding bifunctional folylpolyglutamate synthase/dihydrofolate synthase → MPLAESLADPVLDRLKGLHPKVIDLSLDRVHRLLAALDHPERRLPPVVHVAGTNGKGSTLAFLRAMLEAAGLRVHVYTSPHLVRFHERIRLAGSLIDDDRLAALLEECEAANGGGPITFFEVTTVAALLAFAREPADVVLLETGLGGRLDATNVVDRPAVTAITRISYDHRQFLGDTLEAIAGEKAGIFKPGVPAVIFPQPAEEAARTLAIRAETVGAPVPGWSVTPTAGGFRFESDRRRIELPLPGLAGAHQILNAGVALACLDHLPVKVDDAAVRRGLAAVHWPARLQRLTRGPLAEALPAGWDLWLDGGHNDSAGEVLAVQAARWAEEEPQRPLLLVYGMLASKEPREFLGPLAPFVSAARTVAIPGEEASLTAEDTAAATRACGIADSAAAADVGSALEDMTRRVEGPARVLICGSLYLAGTVLAENG, encoded by the coding sequence ATGCCGCTCGCTGAGTCGCTCGCCGATCCGGTTCTCGACCGGCTGAAGGGGCTGCACCCCAAGGTCATCGACCTGTCGCTGGACCGCGTGCACCGGCTGCTCGCCGCGCTGGACCATCCGGAGCGGCGCCTGCCGCCGGTGGTCCATGTGGCGGGCACCAACGGCAAGGGCTCCACGCTCGCCTTCCTGCGGGCGATGCTGGAGGCTGCGGGGCTGCGGGTGCATGTCTACACCTCGCCGCACCTCGTGCGCTTCCACGAGCGCATCCGGCTGGCCGGCTCGCTGATCGACGACGACCGGCTGGCCGCCCTGCTGGAGGAATGCGAGGCGGCGAACGGCGGCGGGCCGATCACCTTCTTCGAGGTGACGACGGTCGCCGCCCTGCTCGCCTTCGCGCGGGAGCCGGCGGACGTGGTGCTGCTGGAAACCGGGCTGGGCGGACGGCTGGACGCCACCAACGTGGTGGACCGCCCGGCGGTCACCGCCATCACGCGCATCTCCTACGACCACCGCCAGTTCCTCGGCGACACGCTGGAGGCCATCGCGGGCGAGAAGGCCGGCATCTTCAAGCCGGGCGTCCCCGCCGTGATCTTCCCGCAGCCCGCGGAGGAGGCGGCCCGCACCCTGGCCATCCGCGCCGAGACGGTGGGCGCGCCGGTTCCCGGCTGGTCGGTCACCCCGACCGCGGGCGGTTTCCGCTTCGAAAGCGACCGCCGCCGCATCGAGCTGCCGCTGCCGGGGCTGGCCGGAGCGCACCAGATCCTCAACGCCGGGGTGGCGCTGGCCTGCCTGGACCATTTGCCGGTCAAGGTCGACGACGCGGCGGTGCGCCGCGGCCTCGCCGCCGTGCACTGGCCCGCCCGCCTGCAACGGCTGACCCGCGGCCCCCTGGCCGAGGCCTTGCCCGCCGGCTGGGACCTGTGGCTGGACGGCGGCCACAACGACTCGGCGGGCGAGGTTCTGGCCGTCCAGGCCGCACGCTGGGCGGAGGAGGAGCCGCAACGGCCGCTGCTGCTGGTCTACGGCATGCTGGCGAGCAAGGAGCCGCGGGAGTTCCTGGGTCCGCTGGCGCCCTTCGTCTCCGCCGCCCGCACCGTCGCCATTCCCGGCGAGGAGGCGTCGCTGACGGCGGAGGACACCGCCGCGGCCACCCGCGCCTGCGGCATCGCCGACAGCGCGGCGGCGGCGGATGTGGGCAGCGCCCTGGAGGATATGACGCGGCGGGTCGAAGGGCCGGCCCGCGTGCTGATCTGCGGCTCGCTCTATCTGGCCGGCACGGTGCTGGCGGAGAACGGCTGA
- a CDS encoding SDR family NAD(P)-dependent oxidoreductase, translating into MTASLLQDAVLVTGAGRRVGLHLAERMMALGHPVVAHYRTHTEGVERLRAAGAVCLQGDLADPDGGPRLAAAVGAVAGSLRAVIHNASAFEVTASDTADALRQLDVFHAVHVRAPFVLNRELAPLLGACSARRADIVHITDIYADNPNPAFDAYCASKAGLQNLALSFAKRLAPKVKVNVVQPGPILFKEWHGPDARARVLSETLLGEEGGVEAIGMAVEAVLQNHYQTGAVVAVDGGRRLA; encoded by the coding sequence ATGACCGCATCCCTGTTGCAGGACGCCGTTCTCGTCACCGGTGCCGGCCGCCGCGTTGGTCTGCATCTGGCCGAGCGGATGATGGCGCTGGGGCACCCCGTCGTCGCCCATTACCGCACGCACACCGAAGGTGTGGAGCGGCTGCGCGCCGCCGGGGCGGTCTGCCTGCAAGGCGATCTGGCCGATCCGGACGGCGGGCCGCGGCTGGCTGCGGCGGTGGGGGCCGTGGCGGGAAGCCTGCGGGCGGTGATCCACAACGCCTCGGCTTTCGAGGTGACGGCGTCGGACACCGCGGACGCGCTGCGGCAGCTCGACGTCTTCCACGCCGTTCATGTGCGCGCGCCCTTCGTGCTGAACCGCGAACTGGCGCCGCTGCTGGGCGCCTGTTCGGCGCGGCGGGCCGACATCGTCCACATCACCGACATCTACGCCGACAACCCCAACCCCGCTTTCGACGCCTATTGCGCCAGCAAGGCCGGGCTTCAGAACCTCGCGCTGTCCTTCGCCAAGCGTCTGGCCCCCAAGGTGAAGGTCAACGTCGTCCAACCGGGTCCGATCCTGTTCAAGGAATGGCACGGTCCCGACGCGCGTGCGCGCGTGCTGTCAGAGACGCTGCTCGGCGAAGAGGGCGGGGTGGAGGCCATCGGCATGGCGGTGGAGGCCGTCCTCCAGAACCACTATCAGACCGGCGCCGTCGTCGCGGTGGACGGTGGCCGGCGCCTCGCCTAA
- a CDS encoding molybdopterin-dependent oxidoreductase, whose protein sequence is MSGQIGVSNRDGAAVFDRPMLEALGMVSFTTATPWYKEPVTFEGVPLARLMERVEARGETLTATALNDYTGEIPMDDVRNRKVILALKRDGAYMPVSDKGPLFIVYDFDHDPEANRQKYFGRSVWQVARLTVK, encoded by the coding sequence GTGTCGGGCCAGATCGGGGTGAGCAACCGCGACGGTGCTGCGGTCTTCGACCGTCCCATGCTGGAGGCGCTGGGCATGGTGTCCTTCACCACCGCCACCCCCTGGTACAAGGAACCGGTGACCTTCGAGGGGGTGCCGCTGGCCCGCCTGATGGAGCGTGTGGAGGCGCGCGGCGAGACGCTGACCGCGACGGCGCTGAACGACTACACCGGCGAAATCCCCATGGACGATGTCCGCAACCGCAAGGTGATCCTGGCGCTGAAGCGCGACGGGGCCTACATGCCGGTCAGCGACAAGGGACCGCTGTTCATCGTTTATGATTTCGACCATGATCCGGAAGCCAACCGGCAGAAATATTTCGGACGCTCGGTCTGGCAGGTTGCCCGTCTGACCGTGAAGTGA